In a genomic window of Pedobacter sp. KBS0701:
- a CDS encoding GxxExxY protein, with protein MLLTRNYLKDLVSKVNGAAIEVHRTLGPGLLECTYHKCMIHELEIRNVNFKSELTIPIDYKGLIIDSELRCDLLIEDSLVVEFKAVENVVPIHVTYMKLLKLPLGLMINFNCLHIFSEGQKTYVNEIYESIY; from the coding sequence ATGTTGTTAACTAGAAATTACTTAAAGGACTTAGTTTCCAAGGTAAACGGAGCAGCCATCGAGGTACACAGGACATTAGGCCCAGGGCTTTTAGAATGCACTTATCATAAATGCATGATTCACGAGCTGGAAATCAGAAATGTTAATTTCAAATCTGAGTTAACTATCCCAATAGATTATAAAGGGTTAATAATTGATTCAGAACTAAGGTGTGATTTATTAATTGAAGACTCTCTAGTTGTTGAATTTAAAGCTGTTGAAAACGTTGTACCAATCCATGTAACTTATATGAAACTACTAAAATTGCCTCTTGGACTAATGATAAATTTTAATTGTTTGCATATCTTTTCAGAAGGCCAAAAAACATATGTAAACGAGATATATGAATCAATTTATTGA
- a CDS encoding glycosyltransferase, whose amino-acid sequence MQSLAPIALFVYNRPQHTERTLQFLQQNELAAQSHLYIFSDGAKTDLDKEKVTAVRKIIKKADGFKSVKVIESKVNAGLANAVIAGVTQLIAEYDQVIVFEDDLITSPHTLSYFNNALNHYREEEKVMHIGAYMYPLKSDNLSPSFFYRAATSWGWATWGRAWKNFEPDINILIKQFDKKKRTAFSIDNKMNFWKQMQEFKRGKNNSWAIRWYASIFLKGGITLNPSQSLVNNIGHDGTGVHSGINDIYNVIINPKPIVEFPTVIAEDPIAYKAIKSFLVKRKGNMVTRVRRFVKEKLAQYFSKQ is encoded by the coding sequence ATGCAAAGCCTTGCCCCAATAGCACTTTTCGTATACAATCGTCCGCAGCATACCGAGCGTACGTTACAATTTCTGCAACAAAATGAACTTGCTGCACAAAGCCATTTGTATATTTTTTCTGATGGTGCCAAAACCGACCTGGATAAAGAAAAAGTTACTGCAGTAAGAAAAATCATCAAAAAAGCAGATGGTTTTAAGTCGGTTAAAGTAATTGAAAGTAAGGTTAATGCAGGCTTAGCCAATGCGGTAATTGCAGGGGTAACCCAATTAATAGCAGAATACGATCAGGTAATTGTGTTTGAAGATGACCTCATTACCTCTCCGCATACCTTATCGTATTTCAATAACGCTTTGAACCATTACCGCGAAGAAGAAAAAGTAATGCATATTGGAGCCTATATGTATCCTTTAAAATCAGATAACCTTTCACCATCTTTTTTCTACAGGGCAGCAACAAGCTGGGGCTGGGCAACATGGGGAAGAGCATGGAAAAACTTTGAACCGGATATAAACATTCTTATCAAACAGTTTGATAAAAAGAAAAGGACTGCATTTTCCATCGACAATAAAATGAATTTCTGGAAACAAATGCAGGAATTTAAAAGAGGTAAAAACAATAGCTGGGCCATAAGATGGTATGCTTCTATCTTTTTAAAAGGAGGTATCACACTTAATCCATCACAATCACTCGTTAACAATATTGGTCACGATGGCACGGGCGTACACTCTGGAATAAACGATATCTATAACGTAATTATCAACCCCAAACCAATTGTAGAATTCCCTACTGTTATCGCCGAAGACCCCATCGCATACAAAGCCATCAAGAGCTTTTTGGTTAAGCGAAAAGGCAACATGGTAACGCGGGTCAGGCGTTTTGTAAAAGAAAAGCTGGCACAATATTTTTCCAAACAATAA
- a CDS encoding PA2169 family four-helix-bundle protein: protein MKTTTETAEVLNDLIQINNDRIEGYEKARQELKDEDADLKTLFLNMIGESQKYKMALATEVSALGEDIETGTTNSGKIYRAWMDVKALFTGHDRKTVLNNCEFGEDAAQNAYKMALEEENIPSNIRELISDQKASLRTSHDEIKRLRDAQA from the coding sequence ATGAAAACGACAACAGAAACAGCAGAAGTATTAAACGATTTGATTCAAATTAATAATGATCGTATTGAAGGTTACGAAAAAGCCCGCCAGGAATTAAAAGATGAAGATGCCGACTTAAAAACGTTGTTCTTAAATATGATAGGTGAAAGTCAAAAATATAAAATGGCATTGGCAACAGAAGTATCGGCTTTAGGTGAGGATATTGAAACAGGAACAACCAATTCGGGCAAAATCTACAGGGCCTGGATGGATGTTAAAGCACTTTTTACCGGACACGACCGTAAAACTGTTTTAAACAATTGTGAGTTTGGAGAGGACGCTGCACAGAATGCATACAAAATGGCCTTAGAGGAAGAAAATATCCCTTCAAATATCAGAGAACTGATTTCTGATCAAAAAGCATCATTAAGAACATCTCACGATGAAATTAAAAGATTACGTGATGCTCAGGCATAA
- a CDS encoding class I SAM-dependent methyltransferase, with protein sequence MSTLKALSTLIAKPSRLKALLSYGHKGYLNSIGWFTAFDKKQAVDGQGKALPWVTYSFIDFIKERINKTQHIFEYGSGSSTIFYAERAGSVTSVEHDKGWFDKVKNTSPANAEMIFCQLEKDGEYAKKATLLNKKFDIIIVDGRDRVNCCKYSVDALSANGVLVLDDSEREVYKPARVLLKEQGFKEISFSGISPGLFYEKATSVFYKQHNCLGI encoded by the coding sequence TTGAGTACTCTTAAAGCATTAAGCACATTAATTGCAAAGCCTAGCAGGCTTAAGGCATTATTATCATACGGACATAAGGGCTACCTGAACAGCATTGGCTGGTTTACAGCCTTTGACAAAAAACAGGCCGTAGACGGACAGGGGAAGGCTTTACCTTGGGTAACCTATTCGTTTATCGATTTTATTAAGGAGCGAATAAACAAAACACAGCACATTTTCGAATATGGCTCTGGCAGTTCTACTATTTTTTATGCAGAAAGAGCTGGCTCAGTAACCTCTGTTGAACACGATAAAGGCTGGTTTGATAAAGTAAAAAATACAAGTCCGGCCAATGCAGAAATGATCTTCTGCCAATTAGAAAAAGATGGTGAATACGCTAAAAAAGCAACTTTGCTCAATAAAAAGTTCGATATTATTATTGTTGACGGACGGGACCGGGTAAACTGTTGTAAGTACAGCGTTGATGCTTTATCAGCAAATGGGGTATTGGTTTTGGATGACAGCGAGCGTGAGGTGTATAAGCCTGCACGTGTGCTATTGAAAGAACAGGGATTTAAGGAGATAAGTTTCAGCGGTATTTCGCCAGGTCTTTTTTACGAAAAAGCAACTTCAGTTTTCTACAAGCAGCATAATTGTTTAGGCATTTAA
- a CDS encoding class I SAM-dependent methyltransferase produces MLSEEVKTAYDNFYTNSDVAWRMLGAKYKAQNIVDVCKGLKPKKVLEVGAGDGSILHFLNEWHFAPELYALEIAQSGVDIIRDRKLASLKEAQTFDGYKIPYEDDTFDLIILAHVLEHVEHERILIRELKRVAKYIVVEVPKDYRFGVDERMKHFLDYGHINMYTPTSLRFLLQSEGLEILEDKVSMTAPETVKFNEFINRKAPKTFSKNLKIELEYRIKKTLGNLFGRKKQEQFANAYTVLTKKSDHNLQIF; encoded by the coding sequence ATGTTAAGCGAAGAAGTAAAAACAGCCTACGATAATTTTTATACCAACAGCGATGTGGCCTGGAGAATGCTTGGTGCAAAATATAAAGCCCAGAACATTGTTGATGTATGCAAAGGACTAAAACCTAAAAAAGTACTTGAGGTTGGTGCCGGAGATGGCAGTATTTTACATTTTTTAAATGAATGGCATTTCGCACCAGAACTTTATGCTTTAGAAATTGCACAAAGTGGTGTAGATATTATAAGGGATCGTAAGCTCGCCAGTTTAAAAGAAGCACAAACTTTCGATGGATATAAAATCCCTTATGAAGATGATACTTTCGATTTGATTATTCTTGCTCACGTTTTAGAACATGTGGAACATGAGCGGATCCTGATCCGTGAATTGAAAAGAGTTGCAAAATATATTGTAGTAGAGGTACCTAAAGACTATCGCTTTGGTGTAGACGAAAGAATGAAACACTTTTTGGATTATGGTCACATCAACATGTATACGCCAACATCTTTAAGGTTTTTGCTGCAAAGCGAAGGGTTGGAAATTTTAGAAGATAAGGTTTCGATGACTGCTCCTGAAACAGTAAAATTTAATGAGTTTATCAATAGAAAAGCACCTAAAACATTTTCTAAAAACTTAAAAATTGAATTGGAATACCGGATTAAGAAAACCCTGGGTAACTTATTCGGCAGGAAAAAACAGGAACAGTTTGCCAATGCCTATACCGTGTTAACCAAAAAGTCTGACCATAACCTGCAGATATTTTAG